In Ctenopharyngodon idella isolate HZGC_01 chromosome 1, HZGC01, whole genome shotgun sequence, a single genomic region encodes these proteins:
- the zmp:0000001069 gene encoding neuropeptide FF receptor 1: MNLTPTQFYDLPRALDLQREPQNKSRSAPASFFNSSFFFQDNAALEWQLFLTIREPGTIILTVLYSISFLVGFFGNVMSLKVLLGQHGSVRLSGASATRCLLINLAVCDLAVVCVCMPVTLGHRIYTPWVYGDFLCRAVPFTQAVSVSASVLSITVISISRYYAVHSPLQSRAYFTRRRILASVAIVWLISSVICMPVAIVTRRDEVALIEGLAIVLPVCGEVWPQPRLRQAYNVLLFSALYCLPVAFNLTLAFLTCRRLRSTGSEGRFTELDPRSQALHETRLQGRRQIARMVAALVLLFALSWLPMYVTDIWLDRELRHPPGWLLQTRPFAQWLGLTNSSLNPFCYCFIGDLHRSAKALRLRLCGPSPASALALASLPKIFNLQNQDKSPGDAADNSNNSCGEDAGNLNLSIWWTQSRTCESMSLPYHLGMTEAIALDT; this comes from the coding sequence ATGAATCTGACCCCAACCCAGTTCTACGACCTTCCCAGGGCATTGGACCTTCAACGTGAACCTCAAAACAAGAGCAGGTCGGCTCCAGCCAGCTTCTTCAACAGTTCATTCTTCTTCCAGGATAATGCTGCCTTAGAATGGCAGCTGTTCCTCACCATCCGAGAGCCTGGCACCATTATATTAACTGTCCTTTACTCTATTTCCTTCCTTGTGGGATTCTTTGGAAATGTCATGTCCCTCAAAGTCCTACTCGGCCAGCATGGAAGCGTGCGTCTGTCAGGTGCGAGCGCCACCCGCTGCCTGCTGATAAACTTAGCGGTGTGCGACCTGGCAGTGGTTTGCGTGTGCATGCCCGTCACCCTGGGCCACCGCATCTACACGCCATGGGTGTACGGGGACTTCCTGTGTCGCGCAGTGCCATTCACGCAAGCGGTGTCTGTTTCCGCCAGCGTCCTGAGCATCACTGTCATCAGCATCAGCCGGTACTATGCTGTTCACTCGCCGCTTCAGTCCCGGGCCTACTTCACTCGTCGACGCATCCTCGCCTCTGTCGCAATCGTGTGGCTTATCTCCTCAGTGATCTGCATGCCAGTTGCAATAGTTACCAGGCGTGATGAAGTAGCTTTGATTGAAGGGCTAGCCATCGTGCTGCCTGTCTGTGGAGAGGTGTGGCCTCAGCCACGCTTGCGACAGGCCTACAACGTCCTGCTGTTCAGCGCACTCTACTGCCTACCCGTTGCGTTTAATCTCACTCTGGCCTTCCTCACATGTCGCCGACTGCGCAGCACTGGCTCTGAGGGTCGGTTCACAGAGCTGGACCCTCGTTCTCAGGCGCTGCATGAAACGAGGTTGCAAGGGCGCAGGCAGATCGCACGTATGGTCGCAGCTTTGGTGCTGCTCTTTGCTCTGTCATGGTTGCCTATGTATGTGACTGATATTTGGCTGGACCGTGAGCTGCGCCATCCACCGGGCTGGCTCCTTCAGACCAGGCCCTTTGCACAATGGTTAGGCCTCACCAACTCTTCTCTCAACCCCTTTTGCTACTGCTTCATTGGTGACCTCCACCGCTCAGCCAAGGCTTTGCGTTTACGCCTCTGTGGCCCGTCCCCAGCCTCAGCGCTGGCTCTGGCCTCCCTCCCAAAAATATTCAATCTACAGAATCAAGACAAATCTCCAGGGGATGCTGCTGACAACTCAAATAACTCCTGTGGGGAGGACGCTGGGAATCTGAATCTGTCGATATGGTGGACTCAATCTCGCACGTGTGAGTCAATGAGCTTACCTTACCACTTAGGAATGACTGAAGCGATTGCACTGGATACATAG